The Wansuia hejianensis genomic interval TGACTGCCTTTAAACCGAGATTGCGGATTGATGATTTAATAACCATTTTCTCTTTTTTCCTCCCATATAACATTCTTCTGCATATTTTTGAATCTGCCGTCCGATATCCGTACTCCGGCGCACGCCAGCAATGACCTCAGCCCGGCTGCCGCCCGGGACTTTCATAATAAATCTCTCTCACAGGGTTTTCCAGTACGCCGATCCCGTCTATTTCCACTCTCAGCACATCTCCCGGATGAATCTGCCCTGCCCCGGCGGGCGTGCCCATGGAGATCACATCCCCCGGGTACAGTGTCATATAGCTGGAAAAAAATTCTATCATGTAGGGAACGCCAAAGATCATCTCCCCCGTATTCCCATCCTGCCGCAGCTGGCCGTTTACCCAGCTGCGGATTCTCACATCAGAAGGGTCCAGCTCCGTCTCTATACAGGGACCCACCGGCCCGAAGGTATCGGCCCCCTTCAGACGCAGATCATCCTTTTGAAACTGCCGCCGGTCTGTAATATCATCGGAACAGGTATAGCCCAGCACATAGGAAAGGGCCTCATCCCGCGGGACATTTTTTGCCCTTTTCCCGATGATAACCGCCAACTCCCCTTCATACAGATAATCACACCCCTCGAAGGTCCGGATCTCAACCGCCTCGCCCGTAGCGATGCATGCGCCCGACGGCTTCAGAAATGTGACCGGATATTCCGGCGCCGGCCGGCCCATAGCCCTGGCGGCGCCGGCGAAGTTAAGGCCCACCCCCAGGTATTTCGTCGGCTGACAGGGAACCAGCAGCTTCACGTCTTCCAGGGCATATTCCGTCTCATCCAGTTCCGGGGCTTCCTGGTCCCACCCCTCTGAAAAAGGAGAATTCCTGAGCCCAAAAACCCTGGAGCCTTTCAAGATCCCATATTTTTCTTCCTCAGTGCTTCTAAACCGTACCAGTTTCATTTTCACCTCCCGGGGCTTCTGCCGTTATCGCCGCCAGCGCGATGGAAGCCAGCTTGCTTTCCGCCGTGTCGGAGCGTGATACCAGTATGACCGGCGCCTGCGCCCCAACGATCATTCCGGCATTCTTCGCGCCGCCGAAATAAAGCATCGCCTTCCCTATTCCATTTCCCACCTCATAAGTCGGGACCAGCAGGATATCCGCTTCGCCGGCCCCTTCCGCCTCATAATGCTTATGGGCGCAGGACTCTCTGGAAACGGCCATGTCCAGCCCCACCGGGCCGTATACATTCATGTTTATCGGCTCCCACTGATCCTTCATTTTTGTAAGCCGGTCCGCATCTGTCGTGGCCGTGATCTTCGGGTTCACATTCTCCGCCCCGCAGACGCAGGCCGCCTGAATCCGGTTATAGCCCAGGCGCTTCATAACTGCGGCGGCATTCTTCAGGATCTGAACCTTCTGCTCCAGCGTCGGAAACGTGCACATGCCGCCGTCGGTCAGGCACAGCAGCTTCGGATAATTCCGCTGCTCGAAAAACATCACATGAGAAAGGAACCCTCCCCCACTGATGCCTGTGTCGTGGTTTACGACTTCCCGCATCAGATCCGCGGTTCCCAAAAACCCCTTCATTAAAAACTGAGCGCTGCCCCGCCGGACTGCCTCAACTGTCTTTCTGGCGCATTCCTGGTCTGTGTCCGCGGGGATGATCCGGAACTGCCCGGGATCACAGTCTTCCTCCCGAAGCAGCTCCCTGATCTTTTCTTCTTCTCCGGTCAGTATGGCATCGGCAATCCCCTG includes:
- a CDS encoding fumarylacetoacetate hydrolase family protein; translation: MKLVRFRSTEEEKYGILKGSRVFGLRNSPFSEGWDQEAPELDETEYALEDVKLLVPCQPTKYLGVGLNFAGAARAMGRPAPEYPVTFLKPSGACIATGEAVEIRTFEGCDYLYEGELAVIIGKRAKNVPRDEALSYVLGYTCSDDITDRRQFQKDDLRLKGADTFGPVGPCIETELDPSDVRIRSWVNGQLRQDGNTGEMIFGVPYMIEFFSSYMTLYPGDVISMGTPAGAGQIHPGDVLRVEIDGIGVLENPVREIYYESPGRQPG
- a CDS encoding phosphate acyltransferase, yielding MITHLSELAGMAKKKARKTIAVAAAHDREVLQAVVQAYRQGIADAILTGEEEKIRELLREEDCDPGQFRIIPADTDQECARKTVEAVRRGSAQFLMKGFLGTADLMREVVNHDTGISGGGFLSHVMFFEQRNYPKLLCLTDGGMCTFPTLEQKVQILKNAAAVMKRLGYNRIQAACVCGAENVNPKITATTDADRLTKMKDQWEPINMNVYGPVGLDMAVSRESCAHKHYEAEGAGEADILLVPTYEVGNGIGKAMLYFGGAKNAGMIVGAQAPVILVSRSDTAESKLASIALAAITAEAPGGENETGTV